In the Sarcophilus harrisii chromosome 3, mSarHar1.11, whole genome shotgun sequence genome, one interval contains:
- the LOC100929922 gene encoding olfactory receptor 56A4-like, translating into MILSINSSSTHVTEFLMICFPGMQNIQHWLSIPLTPLLVLALGANVVLLLTIQREASLHEPMYYLMAILSILDIIICLTVIPKVLLIFWFNMKSISFTGCFLQMFVMNTFLPMESSTFLIMAYDRYIAICHPLHYPSIITEQFVVKAAIFIIFRNLFVMLPTPILAARLDYCAGNVIENCICANISVARLSCGDIHLNKLYQFVSIWCLMGSDMVLILLSYCFILRTVLKLQSEGAATKALSTCGSHLILILFLYTILLVFIFTNKAGKKVPAEVPILLNVLHHLIPPALNPIVYGVRTQEIKHGILKLLKYQK; encoded by the exons ATGATCTTGTCGATTAACAGCTCTTCAACCCATGTGACTGAGTTTTTGATGATCTGCTTCCCAGGGATGCAGAACATACAGCACTGGCTGTCAATACCATTGACACCTCTACTAGTGCTGGCGCTTGGGGCCAATGTGGTCCTGTTGCTGACCATCCAGCGAGAAGCTTCTCTACATGAGCCTATGTATTACTTAATGGCCATCCTTTCCATCTTGGATATCATCATTTGTCTAACTGTAATCCCTAAG GTCTTGCTCATCTTCTGGTTCAACATGAAGTCCATTAGCTTCACAGGCTGCTTTCTACAGATGTTTGTCATGAATACCTTCCTGCCCATGGAATCATCCACCTTTCTCATCATGGCTTATGATCGCTATATTGCTATCTGTCATCCTCTACACTACCCATCTATCATAACTGAGCAGTTTGTAGTCAAGGCTGCCATATTCATTATCTTCCGCAACCTATTTGTCATGTTACCCACCCCAATATTGGCTGCTCGGCTGGATTACTGTGCAGGAAATGTAATAGAAAACTGCATCTGTGCCAATATCTCTGTGGCTCGACTCTCCTGTGGGGATATCCATCTTAACAAACTCTACCAGTTTGTGAGTATCTGGTGCCTGATGGGATCTGACATGGTActgattttgctttcttattgTTTCATATTGAGGACTGTGTTGAAACTACAATCTGAAGGAGCAGCCACAAAGGCTCTGAGTACTTGTGGTTCCCATCTGATTCTCATCCTATTCTTATATACAATTTTACTTGTCTTCATCTTTACTAATAAAGCTGGCAAGAAGGTGCCTGCTGAAGTGCCCATCCTTCTCAATGTTCTGCATCACCTTATCCCACCAGCTCTCAATCCCATTGTCTATGGAGTTCGCACTCAGGAAATCAAGCATGGCATCTTGAAATTGTTGAAGTATCAAAAATGA